Proteins encoded together in one Amblyomma americanum isolate KBUSLIRL-KWMA chromosome 1, ASM5285725v1, whole genome shotgun sequence window:
- the LOC144133316 gene encoding uncharacterized protein LOC144133316 yields MIIDPEGQDVKVRLHWMLPGVDDEEIRTAFAAFGKVTAVKHERWQVQGMTDKASTTRTVLLKMKPGVTIEDIPHQVSVAGELPMVVVPCRPMQCLRCRGTGHVWRDCKIPRCTKCTRFGHGDANCVRTYASVTVAAVDEEKAEKQMDAAEAEEVSKGAEETDKAAVATVSSPSSAEDTGTPSDQGEKPEPPASTAIKMAEDGGSVGASKTEVPQPVCEEDMDDSDSRLVAISAPVKRHEPARKEKANETAASGEEPPAKTVHARRPDFKPRPNFSAERRVAASSPVRQGPGDRPDDPGFKESV; encoded by the coding sequence ATGATCATCGACCCTGAGGGCCAGGATGtcaaagtgcggcttcattggATGCTCCCTGGCGTTGATGACGAGGAAATAAGAACGGCATTTGCAGCGTTCGGAAAGGTCACAGCAGTGAAACATGAACGGTGGCAAGTTCAAGGTATGACGGATAAAGCCTCGACTACAAGGACTGTTTTACTGAAGATGAAGCCAGGTGTAACAATTGAAGACATCCCTCATCAGGTGAGTGTTGCGGGAGAGCTGCCAATGGTGGTTGTGCCTTGCAGGCCTATGCAATGCCTGCGCTGCCGCGGCACTGGGCACGTGTGGCGAGATTGCAAGATTCCTCGCTGCACTAAATGCACACGTTTCGGTCATGGCGACGCTAATTGCGTTCGCACCTACGCATCGGTAACGGTAGCTGCGGTCGACGAAGAAAAAGCGGAGAAGCAAATGGATGCCGCTGAAGCAGAGGAGGTTTCTAAGGGTGCAGAGGAAACGGACAAGGCAGCAGTAGCCACGGTTTCCTCACCGTCATCGGCGGAGGACACCGGGACGCCCAGTGACCAAGGGGAGAAGCCTGAACCGCCAGCATCTACGGCaatcaaaatggcagaggacggcgGATCTGTAGGCGCTTCAAAAACCGAGGTGCCCCAACCTGTGTGTGAGGAGGACATGGATGACAGCGACAGCCGCTTGGTGGCAATTAGCGCGCCCGTCAAACGTCATGAACCGGCTCGCAAGGAAAAGGCCAACGAGACTGCAGCCAGTGGAGAGGAGCCTCCAGCGAAAACTGTTCACGCCCGGAGGCCTGATTTCAAGCCGCGCCCGAACTTTTCTGCTGAGAGGCGAGTCGCCGCAAGCTCACCTGTGCGGCAAGGCCCCGGCGATCGACCTGATGACCCGGGCTTCAAAGAAAGCGTCTAG